Proteins encoded in a region of the Anopheles aquasalis chromosome 2, idAnoAquaMG_Q_19, whole genome shotgun sequence genome:
- the LOC126579117 gene encoding uncharacterized protein LOC126579117 isoform X1, whose translation MAASPGSDNNCNIYMPPIGICSVASSHDFSDYQWLSDFGSYRDGAPTHQSILSALSASYNGIGELSYYEKMAKDIDANLAEIDMESFRTEDMHSLLTGLPPAGQQQLLVDDMERKARNNNRIFSTANGGCTGTGLITVDMMDNSICKSELLFSPVKESHISVDSLDMDGYPDEEDIILTCQANKNNYTIAFEQSVLYSDESFYDGPENYGKYKRMNLLNNLQSCSRFFKNRESAMSHSEVGYTTWSKVKRNGPAQRVPIAINPLISHISRHARTCFVRKSLSMPNLQENQISQNQSPTHHALPNGQQPLNVSQAATTGTGAAATEPYDRPLRTLLPMYTLPTDSENESTNNEGSGDDGKGRDASHDHRCEQSDQQHEDDQHQQQHQQQQQPSFNLVKLFIKQKSSSTDTCMDVSSGCWPSDSTNESGGSTGDHHHLHHQQQQQRLGGRIKKNSMNDSGKCSSTMLGGPNATDNDEDDREDDDEEEEFQLDSLDAQINNLNNNAAGSNEDAATGVNPAARRAAASGPLAQAKLNDFNRQMPCSPRRQYKGYNMNIGGRKGMGGKIPSTIHSSGSSGMASSPQSSINSSHHHHQSNNHGNNVNNNNSYKDTNSDASRTSENLTQIFNHSGNNNTTTTRHSAKTVPLEMITKSMQTSLTVSGATGAIGGEKVRVIPPSFLDRLNELGDRQKAPVFVVYPNYVLPDLGFLKPQSNEVVLSPLSFRETMSTAGGGKGAALLGATRKARPVSLNDIETIKQREYRHVADWKSLVFLLPTDYRKLLRHIPEVSELAISTESRPMFCQTPPLRRAGGGVGGGRGTIACDCMTLLQQNTQTYASSSSGGSSSAAPSSGYRGSSTMLTTGDSEMDLLGPSGLANGGAGTGNGLYVYQYDSPAEVLGSFDRPPSGRLGGAGPKSILRRPKAKRNSMFEEEQSIADHHAPSPSSIGVREKRRSLQEHHSYNFYEEEEAERSEQKLHNSPNMTPHPRLANTPKLPSADHYHKLNKLVELSERELLAAGGGDGPATAHSSGHATEEELEARARAEHFLSHVPRAELKHYAEIAHILESTEGIGADAGGAEHGASEEAYDRTRLRNEVSRALSQRRNVTFTPAPGSTPHAAVAKGTPPNTTTTPVRQAPSASSPSSALLRPTDIKFSTPPNSPNNMSVMAAAHNGAPGSTKVAEKKPPLAQQRNGGTCTEKEKQNKIETNRFKRLQIQWELLSKEAHGRAAAENQRRMEIRSGGNTPTGGSGGINGANKSRIPRPVSYPTTRTNSDPVVSKTLKSPSRIAPPRRYPGANIQSPQTHGTTTATTPPTPAPRTPSRTYGNITTTTPKKVSSVPSRPATRTRIPLVNRGKKVAIK comes from the exons ATGGCTGCTAGTCCCGGTTCGgacaacaactgcaacatcTATATGCCACCGATCGGCATATGCTCAGTGGCCTCCTCGCATGACTTCAGTGACTATCAATGGTTGTCAGACTTTGG AAGCTATCGCGATGGAGCGCCCACTCACCAGAGCATCCTTTCGGCACTGTCGGCCTCGTACAATGGTATCGGTGAGCTGTCGTACTACGAGAAGATGGCGAAGGATATCGATGCCAACCTGGCGGAGATCGATATGGAAAGCTTCCGCACAGAAGACATGCACTCGCTGCTGACCGGCCTACCACCggccggtcagcagcagctgctggtggatgatATGGAGCGCAAGGcgcgcaacaacaatcgcatcTTCTCGACGGCGAACGGCGGATGTACGGGGACCGGACTAATTACGGTCGATATGATGGACAATTCAATCTGCAAGTCCGAGTTGCTGTTTTCCCCCGTCAAGGAGTCACACATCAGCGTCGATTCGCTCGATATGGATGGGTATCCGGACGAGGAGGACATCATACTGACGTGCCAGGCGAACAAAAACAACTACACAATCGCGTTCGAACAGAGTGTACTCTATTCGGACGAAAGCTTCTACG ACGGACCGGAGAACTACGGGAAGTATAAACGAATGAACTTGCTGAACAACTTGCAGAGTTGCAGTCGATTCTTTAAAAACAGAGAATCCGCAATGTCCCACTCGGAGGTTGGCTACACGACCTGGAGTAAAGTGAAGCGAAACGGACCAGCGCAAAG GGTACCGATTGCAATCAATCCGCTCATCAGTCATATATCGCGCCACGCGCGGACATGCTTCGTGCGCAAAAGCCTCAGCATGCCGAACCTTCAAGAGAACCAAATCAGCCAAAACCAAAGCCCGACACATCATGCGCTTCCAAATGGTCAGCAGCCGCTGAATGTGTCACAAGCAGCAACTACCGgtactggagctgctgcaacggAACCATACGATCGGCCACTGCGTACACTACTTCCAATGTACACGCTGCCGACGGACTCGGAGAATGAAAGTACCAACAACGAGGGAAGCGGTGACgatgggaagggaagagaCGCTTCCCACGATCATCGGTGTGAACAGAGTGACCAGCAGCATGAAGATgatcagcaccaacagcaacaccagcaacagcagcaaccatcgttTAATCTAGTGAAGCTGTTTATTAAGCAGAAAAGCAGCTCGACGGATACGTGCATGGATGTGTCCTCCGGTTGCTGGCCTAGTGACAGTACCAACGAGAGTGGTGGCTCAAcaggtgatcatcatcatcttcatcatcaacagcagcagcagcggctcgGTGGACGGATTAAGAAGAACAGCATGAACGATTCTGGCAAATGTTCTTCCACCATGCTAGGGGGCCCGAACGCCACCGACAACGATGAGGATGACagggaggacgatgatgaggaggaagagttTCAGCTCGACAGCCTGGATGCACAAATCAATAATCTCAACAACAATGCCGCCGGCAGCAACGAAGATGCTGCTACTGGGGTAAACCCGGCCGCTCGGCGAGCAGCCGCCAGTGGACCGTTGGCTCAAGCGAAGCTGAATGACTTCAATCGGCAAATGCCTTGCTCCCCACGCAGACAGTACAAGGGTTACAACATGAACAtcggtggaaggaagggaatgGGAGGAAAGATTCCTTCCACGATAcatagcagcggcagcagcggaatGGCCAGTAGCCCCCAGAGCAGTATTaacagcagccaccatcatcaccagagcAACAATCATGGCAACAATGTGAACAATAACAATAGCTACAAGGACACCAACAGTGACGCGAGCCGCACGTCCGAGAATCTGACGCAGATATTCAATCAcagtggcaacaacaacacaaccaccacccgaCACTCGGCCAAAACGGTTCCGCTTGAGATGATTACGAAATCGATGCAAACATCGCTCACGGTGAGCGGAGCAACCGGGGCCATCGGAGGTGAAAAGGTTCGCGTGATACCACCCTCGTTCCTGGACCGTCTGAACGAGCTGGGCGACCGGCAGAAGGCACCCGTTTTCGTCGTTTACCCGAACTACGTGCTGCCGGATTTGGGCTTCCTGAAACCACAGAGCAACGAGGTTGTGCTGTCTCCGCTATCGTTCCGCGAAACGATGAGCACGGCTGGTGGAGGGAAAGGTGCAGCACTGCTAGGAGCAACCAGAAAGGCACGCCCCGTGTCCCTGAATGACATCGAGACGATTAAGCAGCGCGAATACCGGCATGTGGCCGATTGGAAATCGCTCGTGTTTCTGCTTCCCACTGATTACCGGAAGCTGCTACGTCACATTCCGGAGGTAAGCGAGCTGGCCATTTCCACCGAGAGTCGACCAATGTTCTGTCAAACTCCGCCTCTGaggcgtgctggtggtggtgttggcggtgggCGCGGTACGATCGCCTGCGATTGTATGACGCTGCTACAGCAAAACACCCAAACGTACGCCAGCTCTAGCTCCGGTGGAAGCTCCAGTGCAGCGCCAAGTTCGGGCTACCGTGGTTCATCGACGATGCTCACGACAGGTGACTCCGAGATGGATCTTCTCGGACCGTCAGGATTGGCGAATGGTGGCGCTGGTACGGGAAATGGGCTGTACGTGTATCAGTACGATAGTCCAGCGGAAGTGTTgggttcgttcgatcgaccTCCAAGTGGCCGATTGGGTGGTGCCGGCCCGAAAAGCATTCTGCGACGACCGAAAGCGAAGCGGAACAGCATGTTCGAGGAAGAGCAATCGATCGCCGACCATCatgcaccatcaccgtcgtcgatcGGGGTACGGGAAAAGCGACGCTCGTTGCAAGAGCATCATTCGTATAACTTttacgaagaagaagaggccgAACGGAGCgagcagaagctacacaactCACCCAACATGACGCCCCATCCACGGTTGGCCAATACGCCCAAGCTTCCGTCGGCCGACCACTATCACAAGCTCAACAAGCTGGTCGAGTTGAGCGAACGAGAACTGTTGGCAGCTGGCGGTGGAGACGGTCCCGCTACAGCACACAGTAGTGGCCACGCGACGGAGGAAGAGCTGGAAGCTAGGGCCCGTGCGGAACACTTCCTGTCGCATGTCCCGAGGGCAGAGTTGAAGCACTATGCCGAGATCGCTCACATTCTCGAGTCGACGGAAGGCATCGGAGCTGATGCGGGCGGAGCGGAACACGGAGCGTCCGAAGAAGCGTACGATCGAACCAGACTACGGAACGAAGTTAGCCGAGCATTGTCTCAGCGACGTAATGTCACTTTCACGCCAGCACCGGGATCAACACCGCATGCGGCGGTGGCAAAGGGAACACCACCCAATACGACGACAACCCCCGTACGTCAAGCACCGTCCGCTTCCTCTCCCTCGAGCGCGTTGCTACGACCGACTGACATTAAGTTTTCCACACCACCCAACTCTCCCAACAACATGTCCGTCATGGCGGCGGCACACAATGGTGCCCCGGGCAGCACGAAAGTGGCCGAAAAGAAACCTCCCCTGGCACAGCAACGCAATGGCGGAACCTGCAcggaaaaggagaaacaaaacaagatcGAAACCAATCGCTTCAAGCGACTGCAGATACAGTGGGAACTGCTGAGCAAGGAAGCGCATGGCCGGGCAGCGGCCGAAAATCAGCGCCGCATGGAGATCCGCAGTGGTGGCAACACACcaaccggtggcagtggtggcatcAATGGTGCCAACAAATCGCGCATTCCACGACCAGTCAGCTATCCGACCACGAG AACAAACTCCGATCCCGTGGTTAGCAAAACGTTGAAATCACCTAGTCGCATCGCTCCGCCTAGACGGTATCCGGGGGCCAATATCCAATCTCCTCAAACACACGGTACGACGACGGCCACTACTCCTCCAACGCCTGCACCACGTACTCCCAGCCGAACGTACGGTAACATCACCACGACCACGCCGAAAAAAGTGTCCTCCGTTCCTTCACG ACCCGCTACACGTACACG CATTCCGCTTGTGAACCGGGGCAAGAAAGTAGCG ATTAAATGA
- the LOC126579117 gene encoding uncharacterized protein LOC126579117 isoform X2, with the protein MAASPGSDNNCNIYMPPIGICSVASSHDFSDYQWLSDFGYRDGAPTHQSILSALSASYNGIGELSYYEKMAKDIDANLAEIDMESFRTEDMHSLLTGLPPAGQQQLLVDDMERKARNNNRIFSTANGGCTGTGLITVDMMDNSICKSELLFSPVKESHISVDSLDMDGYPDEEDIILTCQANKNNYTIAFEQSVLYSDESFYDGPENYGKYKRMNLLNNLQSCSRFFKNRESAMSHSEVGYTTWSKVKRNGPAQRVPIAINPLISHISRHARTCFVRKSLSMPNLQENQISQNQSPTHHALPNGQQPLNVSQAATTGTGAAATEPYDRPLRTLLPMYTLPTDSENESTNNEGSGDDGKGRDASHDHRCEQSDQQHEDDQHQQQHQQQQQPSFNLVKLFIKQKSSSTDTCMDVSSGCWPSDSTNESGGSTGDHHHLHHQQQQQRLGGRIKKNSMNDSGKCSSTMLGGPNATDNDEDDREDDDEEEEFQLDSLDAQINNLNNNAAGSNEDAATGVNPAARRAAASGPLAQAKLNDFNRQMPCSPRRQYKGYNMNIGGRKGMGGKIPSTIHSSGSSGMASSPQSSINSSHHHHQSNNHGNNVNNNNSYKDTNSDASRTSENLTQIFNHSGNNNTTTTRHSAKTVPLEMITKSMQTSLTVSGATGAIGGEKVRVIPPSFLDRLNELGDRQKAPVFVVYPNYVLPDLGFLKPQSNEVVLSPLSFRETMSTAGGGKGAALLGATRKARPVSLNDIETIKQREYRHVADWKSLVFLLPTDYRKLLRHIPEVSELAISTESRPMFCQTPPLRRAGGGVGGGRGTIACDCMTLLQQNTQTYASSSSGGSSSAAPSSGYRGSSTMLTTGDSEMDLLGPSGLANGGAGTGNGLYVYQYDSPAEVLGSFDRPPSGRLGGAGPKSILRRPKAKRNSMFEEEQSIADHHAPSPSSIGVREKRRSLQEHHSYNFYEEEEAERSEQKLHNSPNMTPHPRLANTPKLPSADHYHKLNKLVELSERELLAAGGGDGPATAHSSGHATEEELEARARAEHFLSHVPRAELKHYAEIAHILESTEGIGADAGGAEHGASEEAYDRTRLRNEVSRALSQRRNVTFTPAPGSTPHAAVAKGTPPNTTTTPVRQAPSASSPSSALLRPTDIKFSTPPNSPNNMSVMAAAHNGAPGSTKVAEKKPPLAQQRNGGTCTEKEKQNKIETNRFKRLQIQWELLSKEAHGRAAAENQRRMEIRSGGNTPTGGSGGINGANKSRIPRPVSYPTTRTNSDPVVSKTLKSPSRIAPPRRYPGANIQSPQTHGTTTATTPPTPAPRTPSRTYGNITTTTPKKVSSVPSRPATRTRIPLVNRGKKVAIK; encoded by the exons ATGGCTGCTAGTCCCGGTTCGgacaacaactgcaacatcTATATGCCACCGATCGGCATATGCTCAGTGGCCTCCTCGCATGACTTCAGTGACTATCAATGGTTGTCAGACTTTGG CTATCGCGATGGAGCGCCCACTCACCAGAGCATCCTTTCGGCACTGTCGGCCTCGTACAATGGTATCGGTGAGCTGTCGTACTACGAGAAGATGGCGAAGGATATCGATGCCAACCTGGCGGAGATCGATATGGAAAGCTTCCGCACAGAAGACATGCACTCGCTGCTGACCGGCCTACCACCggccggtcagcagcagctgctggtggatgatATGGAGCGCAAGGcgcgcaacaacaatcgcatcTTCTCGACGGCGAACGGCGGATGTACGGGGACCGGACTAATTACGGTCGATATGATGGACAATTCAATCTGCAAGTCCGAGTTGCTGTTTTCCCCCGTCAAGGAGTCACACATCAGCGTCGATTCGCTCGATATGGATGGGTATCCGGACGAGGAGGACATCATACTGACGTGCCAGGCGAACAAAAACAACTACACAATCGCGTTCGAACAGAGTGTACTCTATTCGGACGAAAGCTTCTACG ACGGACCGGAGAACTACGGGAAGTATAAACGAATGAACTTGCTGAACAACTTGCAGAGTTGCAGTCGATTCTTTAAAAACAGAGAATCCGCAATGTCCCACTCGGAGGTTGGCTACACGACCTGGAGTAAAGTGAAGCGAAACGGACCAGCGCAAAG GGTACCGATTGCAATCAATCCGCTCATCAGTCATATATCGCGCCACGCGCGGACATGCTTCGTGCGCAAAAGCCTCAGCATGCCGAACCTTCAAGAGAACCAAATCAGCCAAAACCAAAGCCCGACACATCATGCGCTTCCAAATGGTCAGCAGCCGCTGAATGTGTCACAAGCAGCAACTACCGgtactggagctgctgcaacggAACCATACGATCGGCCACTGCGTACACTACTTCCAATGTACACGCTGCCGACGGACTCGGAGAATGAAAGTACCAACAACGAGGGAAGCGGTGACgatgggaagggaagagaCGCTTCCCACGATCATCGGTGTGAACAGAGTGACCAGCAGCATGAAGATgatcagcaccaacagcaacaccagcaacagcagcaaccatcgttTAATCTAGTGAAGCTGTTTATTAAGCAGAAAAGCAGCTCGACGGATACGTGCATGGATGTGTCCTCCGGTTGCTGGCCTAGTGACAGTACCAACGAGAGTGGTGGCTCAAcaggtgatcatcatcatcttcatcatcaacagcagcagcagcggctcgGTGGACGGATTAAGAAGAACAGCATGAACGATTCTGGCAAATGTTCTTCCACCATGCTAGGGGGCCCGAACGCCACCGACAACGATGAGGATGACagggaggacgatgatgaggaggaagagttTCAGCTCGACAGCCTGGATGCACAAATCAATAATCTCAACAACAATGCCGCCGGCAGCAACGAAGATGCTGCTACTGGGGTAAACCCGGCCGCTCGGCGAGCAGCCGCCAGTGGACCGTTGGCTCAAGCGAAGCTGAATGACTTCAATCGGCAAATGCCTTGCTCCCCACGCAGACAGTACAAGGGTTACAACATGAACAtcggtggaaggaagggaatgGGAGGAAAGATTCCTTCCACGATAcatagcagcggcagcagcggaatGGCCAGTAGCCCCCAGAGCAGTATTaacagcagccaccatcatcaccagagcAACAATCATGGCAACAATGTGAACAATAACAATAGCTACAAGGACACCAACAGTGACGCGAGCCGCACGTCCGAGAATCTGACGCAGATATTCAATCAcagtggcaacaacaacacaaccaccacccgaCACTCGGCCAAAACGGTTCCGCTTGAGATGATTACGAAATCGATGCAAACATCGCTCACGGTGAGCGGAGCAACCGGGGCCATCGGAGGTGAAAAGGTTCGCGTGATACCACCCTCGTTCCTGGACCGTCTGAACGAGCTGGGCGACCGGCAGAAGGCACCCGTTTTCGTCGTTTACCCGAACTACGTGCTGCCGGATTTGGGCTTCCTGAAACCACAGAGCAACGAGGTTGTGCTGTCTCCGCTATCGTTCCGCGAAACGATGAGCACGGCTGGTGGAGGGAAAGGTGCAGCACTGCTAGGAGCAACCAGAAAGGCACGCCCCGTGTCCCTGAATGACATCGAGACGATTAAGCAGCGCGAATACCGGCATGTGGCCGATTGGAAATCGCTCGTGTTTCTGCTTCCCACTGATTACCGGAAGCTGCTACGTCACATTCCGGAGGTAAGCGAGCTGGCCATTTCCACCGAGAGTCGACCAATGTTCTGTCAAACTCCGCCTCTGaggcgtgctggtggtggtgttggcggtgggCGCGGTACGATCGCCTGCGATTGTATGACGCTGCTACAGCAAAACACCCAAACGTACGCCAGCTCTAGCTCCGGTGGAAGCTCCAGTGCAGCGCCAAGTTCGGGCTACCGTGGTTCATCGACGATGCTCACGACAGGTGACTCCGAGATGGATCTTCTCGGACCGTCAGGATTGGCGAATGGTGGCGCTGGTACGGGAAATGGGCTGTACGTGTATCAGTACGATAGTCCAGCGGAAGTGTTgggttcgttcgatcgaccTCCAAGTGGCCGATTGGGTGGTGCCGGCCCGAAAAGCATTCTGCGACGACCGAAAGCGAAGCGGAACAGCATGTTCGAGGAAGAGCAATCGATCGCCGACCATCatgcaccatcaccgtcgtcgatcGGGGTACGGGAAAAGCGACGCTCGTTGCAAGAGCATCATTCGTATAACTTttacgaagaagaagaggccgAACGGAGCgagcagaagctacacaactCACCCAACATGACGCCCCATCCACGGTTGGCCAATACGCCCAAGCTTCCGTCGGCCGACCACTATCACAAGCTCAACAAGCTGGTCGAGTTGAGCGAACGAGAACTGTTGGCAGCTGGCGGTGGAGACGGTCCCGCTACAGCACACAGTAGTGGCCACGCGACGGAGGAAGAGCTGGAAGCTAGGGCCCGTGCGGAACACTTCCTGTCGCATGTCCCGAGGGCAGAGTTGAAGCACTATGCCGAGATCGCTCACATTCTCGAGTCGACGGAAGGCATCGGAGCTGATGCGGGCGGAGCGGAACACGGAGCGTCCGAAGAAGCGTACGATCGAACCAGACTACGGAACGAAGTTAGCCGAGCATTGTCTCAGCGACGTAATGTCACTTTCACGCCAGCACCGGGATCAACACCGCATGCGGCGGTGGCAAAGGGAACACCACCCAATACGACGACAACCCCCGTACGTCAAGCACCGTCCGCTTCCTCTCCCTCGAGCGCGTTGCTACGACCGACTGACATTAAGTTTTCCACACCACCCAACTCTCCCAACAACATGTCCGTCATGGCGGCGGCACACAATGGTGCCCCGGGCAGCACGAAAGTGGCCGAAAAGAAACCTCCCCTGGCACAGCAACGCAATGGCGGAACCTGCAcggaaaaggagaaacaaaacaagatcGAAACCAATCGCTTCAAGCGACTGCAGATACAGTGGGAACTGCTGAGCAAGGAAGCGCATGGCCGGGCAGCGGCCGAAAATCAGCGCCGCATGGAGATCCGCAGTGGTGGCAACACACcaaccggtggcagtggtggcatcAATGGTGCCAACAAATCGCGCATTCCACGACCAGTCAGCTATCCGACCACGAG AACAAACTCCGATCCCGTGGTTAGCAAAACGTTGAAATCACCTAGTCGCATCGCTCCGCCTAGACGGTATCCGGGGGCCAATATCCAATCTCCTCAAACACACGGTACGACGACGGCCACTACTCCTCCAACGCCTGCACCACGTACTCCCAGCCGAACGTACGGTAACATCACCACGACCACGCCGAAAAAAGTGTCCTCCGTTCCTTCACG ACCCGCTACACGTACACG CATTCCGCTTGTGAACCGGGGCAAGAAAGTAGCG ATTAAATGA